The Malus sylvestris chromosome 12, drMalSylv7.2, whole genome shotgun sequence genome contains a region encoding:
- the LOC126592428 gene encoding cytokinin riboside 5'-monophosphate phosphoribohydrolase LOG3: protein MEIESEMKQQSRFRRICVFCGSSQGKKSSYQDAAIELGKELVSRNIDLVYGGGSIGLMGLVSQAVHDGGRHVIGVIPKTLMPRELTGETVGEVKAVAGMHQRKAEMAKHSDAFIALPGGYGTLEELLEVITWAQLGIHDKPVGLLNVDGYYNSLLSFIDKAVEEGFVSPSARHIIISAPTAKELVKKLEDYVPCHERVASKLNWEMEQLGYTQEYDISR from the exons ATGGAGATTGAGAGTGAAATGAAGCAGCAATCCAGGTTTAGGAGGATTTGTGTGTTTTGTGGGAGCAGCCAAGGGAAGAAGAGCAGCTATCAGGATGCTGCCATTGAACTTGGCAAGGAACTG GTTTCAAGGAACATTGATCTGGTGTATGGAGGGGGAAGCATAGGACTGATGGGTTTGGTCTCACAAGCAGTTCATGATGGTGGTCGCCATGTCATTGG AGTTATTCCGAAGACGCTCATGCCTCGAGAG TTAACTGGTGAGACTGTGGGGGAAGTGAAGGCAGTTGCAGGCATGCATCAAAGAAAGGCAGAGATGGCTAAGCACTCAGATGCTTTTATTGCCTTACCCG GTGGTTATGGAACTCTGGAAGAGTTACTTGAAGTTATAACCTGGGCTCAGCTTGGAATTCATGACAAGCCG GTGGGATTGCTGAATGTTGATGGATACTACAATTCCTTACTATCGTTCATCGATAAGGCCGTGGAAGAGGGATTTGTTAGCCCGAGCGCACGCCACATAATTATATCAGCACCAACAGCCAAGGAGCTGGTGAAGAAGCTGGAG GATTATGTCCCATGTCATGAAAGAGTTGCTTCAAAGTTGAATTGGGAGATGGAGCAGCTTGGCTACACACAAGAATATGACATCTCAAGGTGA